The Anaerobacillus sp. CMMVII genomic interval TTTCGACGAAACCCCAACTTCACCAGTTCATGTAAACCTGCAAGTAATCAACAACCAACAAATTATTGAGATTACAATTTCGATGCCGCAACTTCTACTTAGAGGTGAGGAAACTCACACTGATATGTATGCAGCGATTGATCTTGTTGTTGAGAAGCTTGAAAGGCAAATCCGTAAACATAAAACAAAAGTAAATAGAAAATTCCGTCAAGAAGGTAGCTTGAAATATATGTTCCGCAATGAGGTTGGCAATGGTGTTACTTTTGAAGATGAAGATGAACTAGAAATCGTTCGTACAAAGCGTTTCTCTTTAAAGCCGATGGATGCAGAGGAAGCGATTTTACAAATGGACATGTTAGGACATAACTTCTTCGTATTTGCTAATTCAGTGAATGGTGACACAAACGTTGTGTACCGTCGTAAAGATGGCCGCTATGGACTAATCGAGCCACAATAAAATACGTATTGAAAGAGTGCAGCAGAAGCTGTGCTCTTTTATTTCATTCTCTTTTGAGAAGAAATGAGTCTCAGAGATAAATCCATGTGCCTCTGCGATTCATTTCTTCTCAAATGGCGCTCCAAAAAGACAACTCTAGTATAGCGAAATTTGACGCATAAATTCTAAAATTGTCTAAAACCTTCATCTAAAAGGCCAGTCCTTGTAACCAACTCCTCAAACTGTTAAAATTAACAGAGTGTTAAAACAAGGAAATTTCTAACTAAAGACCTACAGTAAGCAGATATTTGTGTTACATTTTAAGATAGATAATTAACTGGGATTTATCCCAACAAAGGAGAGCAGTATAGATGATAGGTTTTTTGAAAAAAGTGATTGGTGATCCAAGCCAACGTCAATTGAAAAAGATGCAAAAGACGGTTGATCAAATCGAGGCTCTCGAAAGCGAGATTGCGAAGCTTTCAGATGATGGTCTACGTCAAAAAACAGAAGAATTTAAAAAACGTTACCAAGATGGTGAAGAGTTAGATCAAATTTTACCAGAGGCATTTGCGGTTGTTCGTGAAGGTGCTAAGCGTGTTTTAAACATGCGTCATTATCCAGTACAGTTATTAGGTGGGATCGTCCTTCATGAAGGTAACATTTCCGAGATGAAAACTGGGGAAGGTAAAACATTTGTAGCGACACTCCCTGTTTATTTAAATGCGATCTCTGGAAAAGGTGTTCACGTTGTTACTGTCAATGAATACTTAGCACGTCGTGATGCTGAAGAAATGGGTAAGCTGTATAACTTTTTAGGGCTAACGGTCGGGTTAAATATTAGTGGTATGTCAAAAGAAGAAAAACGTGAAGCGTACCATTGTGATATTACATATGGAACAAATAATGAATTTGGCTTTGATTATCTCCGTGATAACATGGTTATTTATAAAGAACAAATGGCGCAACGTACGTTAAATTACGCCTTAGTCGATGAGGTCGATTCCATTTTAATTGATGAAGCTCGTACTCCATTGATCATTTCAGGTTCTGCTGAAAAATCAACGAAGCTTTATCAAGTCGCAAATTCTTTTGTACGCACACTACGTAAAGAAGAAGACTATACGTATGATGAAAAAACAAAAAATGTTCAGCTTACAGACGAAGGTGTTGAGAAAGCAGAAAAAGCTTTCAACATTGAAAACTTATACGATTCAACGCATGTTCAATTGAACCACCATATTAACCAAGCATTAAAAGCTCATGTTGTCATGCATCGTGATACCGATTATGTTGTTGAGGATGGCGATGTAGTAATCGTTGACCAATTTACAGGACGTCTAATGAAGGGGCGTCGCTATTCTGATGGACTTCACCAAGCAATTGAAGCGAAAGAAGGTTTGATTGTTCAACGGGAAAGTATGACATTAGCGTCAATTACGTTCCAAAACTACTTCCGAATGTACCAAAAGCTTGCCGGGATGACGGGTACAGCAAAAACAGAAGAAGAAGAATTCCGTAATATTTATGGAATGGATGTTATGGTCCTACCAACAAATTTACCAGTTGTTCGTGAAGATCGACCGGACTTGATTTTTAAGACGATGGATGCGAAATTCAAAGCAGTTGTAAATCAAATTGCAGAGCTTCATAAGACGGGACAACCAGTGCTTGTCGGTACAGTAAGTGTTGAAACATCAGAATTACTTGCTTCTTACTTAAAAAAGAAGGGTGTTCCTCACAACGTCTTAAATGCGAAGAACCATGAGAGAGAAGCAGAAATTATTGAAAATGCTGGTCAAAAAGGTGCGGTTACGATTGCTACAAACATGGCTGGTCGTGGAACCGACATTAAACTTGGCGAAGGTGTTGTTGATTTAGGCGGATTGCATGTACTTGGTACAGAACGTCATGAATCTCGTCGTATTGATAATCAGCTCCGTGGACGTGCTGGACGTCAAGGAGACCCAGGGTCATCACAATTCTACCTTTCAATGGAAGATGAATTAATGAGACGCTTTGGTTCAGATAATATGAAGGCAATGATGGATCGACTCGGTATGGATGATGATCCAATTGAAAGTAAGCTTGTCAGCCGTGCGGTTGAAACGGCACAAAAACGAGTAGAGGGTAACAACTTTGATGCTCGTAAACAAATTTTACAATATGATGATGTCATGCGTGAGCAGCGCGAAATCATTTACAAGCAACGCTTAGAAGTGCTTGAGTCTGAGAACGTTCGTGATATCGTTGAAAATATGATCAAATCAGCTGTTGAACGTAATGTTCACGCCCATACTCCTGAAGATCAAGTACCAGAAGATTGGGATTTAAAAGCTATTGCAGATTACCTAAGAGGAACTGTTCTTAATGAAGGTGTTGTCACAGAAAAAGACCTCCATGGACAAGATCCTGAAGAAATGATTGAGCTAGTTATGGAAAAAGTGAAAGCAGCTTACAATCAAAAAGAAATTGATTTCCAACCGGAAAGAATGCGTGAATTCGAAAAGGTTATTTTACTTCGTTCTGTTGATACAAAGTGGATGAATCATATCGATCAAATGGATCAGCTTCGTCAAGGTATCCATTTACGTGCCTATGGTCAAAATGATCCGCTTCGTGAATACCGTTTTGAAGGATTTGCAATGTTTGAAGAAATGATTGCTTCTATTGAAGAAGAAGTCTCAACGTATATTATGAAAGCGCAAATTGAGCAAAACCTAGAGCGTAAGCAGGTAGCTGAAGGCAAGGCCGTTCATGCCAGCTCAGGAAAAGAGCCGGAGAAAAAGAAACCAATCCGTAAAGGCGAAACAATCGGTCGTAACGAACCATGTATTTGCGGAAGCGGTAAAAAATACAAACAATGTTGTGGTAACTAGGTATGAGTTTTGAGGTATGAGTTACGAGTTGTGTGGGCCTAGCTTCGAAGCCAGACCCCTCTCTAACTCAACACTCAAAACTCAACACTCAAAACTTTAAAAGGTGGATACACATGGAACTTGTCGAGATAAAACAAGAGCTTACAATGATGGCTAAGCGGTTAGCGGACTTTAGGGGGTCCCTTTGACCTTGAAGTGAAGCAAGAACGAATTGCTGAGCTTGACGAAAAGATGTCGGACCCAAGCTTCTGGGATGATCAATCAAAAGCCCAGGAAGTAATAAATGAATCAAATGCTTTAAAAGAACAGGTAGAGAATTATCTAAGTCTTCAAGAACGTTATGATGATTTAGATGTCTCTTATCAGCTAGTTAAAGAGGAGCCAGATACTGATTTGGAAAAAGAATTAGTGGCTGGTGTCCGATCTCTTGCCAATGATCTAAACGAGTATGAATTAACACTTCTTCTTAGCGAGCCTTATGATAAAAATAATGCCATCTTGGAGCTTCATCCAGGGGCAGGTGGTACAGAATCGCAAGACTGGGCTTCGATGCTATTGCGCATGTATACACGCTGGGCTGAACGCAAAGGATTTAAGGTTGAGACTCTAGATTATTTGCCTGGTGAAGAAGCAGGCGTAAAAAGTGTAACACTGCTTATCAAAGGGCATAACGCCTATGGCTATTTAAAAGCGGAAAAAGGGGTACACCGTCTTGTCCGCATTTCTCCGTTTGATGCATCTGGACGTCGTCATACTTCATTCGTTTCTTGTGAAGTGATGCCAGAGCTCCCGGATGATATTGAAATTAACATATCTCCAGATGAGTTGAAAGTAGATACGTACCGTGCAAGTGGAGCAGGCGGTCAGCATATTAATACAACTGATTCGGCGATCCGCATCACACATGTTCCTACAAATACAGTAGTTACTTGTCAAACTGAGCGCTCGCAAATTAAAAACCGTGAGCGAGCGATGAAGATGCTTCAAGCAAAGCTTTTTCAGCTAAAGTTAGATGAGCAAAAAGCAGAATTAGATGAAATCCGTGGTGAGCAAAAAGAAATTGGTTGGGGCAGTCAGATTCGCTCTTATGTCTTCCATCCATATAGCCTAGTAAAAGATCATCGTACGAACCATGAGGTTGGAAACTCTTCAGCAGTCATGGACGGCGATTTAGATCCATTTATCGACGCATATTTACGCTCACAAATCAGAAGCTAAGAGCAATGACCTACGTCATTGTTCTTTTTGGTTTTAGGATAACACTTTTGTACACCCTAAAAAGACAAATTCAGGGAAATGTCCACGAGCGGTGTCAGACACCAATGAAAGTTCACTTTCACCATCATAGATGTAAATTTATTTTGCACTTGCTGATTTTAATAAGAGAAAGTGAACTTTCCTGTGAGAGACTATTCGCAGAGTATACACCTCAAATGGACATTTAAACAAAATTGTCCATTTGAGGTGTCAGACACCGTTTCTCGTTAAAGCGTTAATTTGCTCGCGTTTACAGATTTCGAGGTGTGGTGGTATACTACGGAAGGATTTTTTCTCCAAGATATTCATAAAAGTAGGTGTCGATAGAAATGATGAAAAATGGGAAAAGAAGAGGGGCATTTCGACCTAGTTGTCCGAAATGGTTAGTTGTCTGGGAGTATGCACATGTGGTGATCGGCTCAGCCATTGTTGCGTTAGCTTTTAATTTATTTTTACTGCCTAATCGTATTGCCTCAGGTGGGGTAAGTGGGATTAGTATTATCATTAATGATATAGTTGGAATTACACCAGCTTTTACACAGTGGGCCTTAAATATTCCTTTGTTTATAGCTGGGATCGTACTTCTAGGAGGGTTTAAATACGGAGCCAAAACGTTAGTGGGAACGATCTTTTTACCGATGGTTGTTTTCTTAACTAGGGATTTAGAAGCAGCGACTTTAGATCCGCTTTTGGGAGCTCTATTTGGTGGAATTGGAGTCGGAGTTGGTTTAGGAATTGTCTTCCGTTCCAATTCATCTACAGGTGGGACCGATCTTGCAGCGCAAATTATTCATAAATATACAGGATTGTCATTAGGCGCATGTGTCTTTATTATTGACGGTTTAATTGTTGCTTCTTCAGCGATTGTTTTTAATATTGAATTGGCTCTTTATGCATTAATTGCCCTTTTTATTACAGGGAAAACAATTGATATTGTTCAAATGGGTGTTGGCTATGCGAAGATAGCCTTAATTATCTCGGAAAAGCAAGAAGAAGTTCAGCAAGGACTACTAAAAGATGTTGATAGAGGTGTGACAAAGCTAGAAGGATATGGTGGTTATACCGACCATAAACGACCAGTACTGATGTGTGTCGTTAATCAAACAGAAGTCACGAAATTGAAACAGGTTGTTCGAAATCTAGACCCAAATGCCTTCGTAATTGTAACAAATGCCACAGAAGTTTTGGGCGAAGGGTTTAAAAAGTAGAAAATAGTCGATTGGAAAAGCTTGCATAATTAAGAATATTTTTATAGTATTGATACTAGAAATAGAGAGGCAAGGGCATACTAGTACTTGCAAATAATAATCTCTAAAAATTTGGGAGGGTCTTAGAAATGAAAAAACTACTTACAGCATTATTCGGTGCAGCGTTAATTCTAGGTGCATGTGGTGGCGATGAGCCAACTCCAGCTCCAGCAGAGCCAGCACCATCTGAAACTCCAGCTGACGAAACAGCAGCAGGTACATTTGATGCAACAAGAGCAGAAGCTGCTTACCAATCATGTATTGGCTGTCACGGTGGCGACTTACAAGGTCAAGGAAATAACCCAGCAATCACAGGCTTAACAGCTGAAGAAGTTTTAGCTGCGATCCAAGCAGGTCCTGGAATTATGCCAGCTAACATGGTTACAGGTGAAGAAGCTGAAAACTTAGCAGCATGGGTTGCTGCTCAATAAGATGTAAATACCAAGCTCTTACCTCGAGGCAAACCTTAAGGTAAGAGTTTTTTCATGAATTGTTCAATTATCTTTTAGCTTCCAGGTATGAATATTAGGTATAGTTAAACAATAGACAAAAAACAGCTTGGAGGGATTTTAATAGAATGAAGAAATTAATCGTAGCACTAGTTGGCGCGGCTTTCGTATTAGGAGCCTGTGGCGGAAATAACGCAGCACCACAAGAGAGATTAAAACCTGAAGACGTTACGTTACCAGATACATACGATGCAGCGCGTGCTGAAGCGGCCTATACAAAATCTTGTGCAGCCTGTCATGGTGTTGATTTACAAGGTGGAGGCGCCCACCCATACCCGATTACAGGGATAAGCAAAGAAGAACTGTATATCGCGATCGTTCAGGGGGTTGGAGTGATGCCGGCCAATTTAGTCACGGGTGAAGAGGCAGAAAACTTAGCTGTTTGGATGGCAGATCAAGAATAGGTTAGGCAATTTTTAACCCCACTCAAAACAGAGTGGGGTTTTAACTATTTCGTAAACCAAGCTATTAGTGACTTTTCAAATAATATTAACTTAGATCTAGAAAATG includes:
- the hpf gene encoding ribosome hibernation-promoting factor, HPF/YfiA family — translated: MNFNIRGENIEVTPAIRNYVEKKVGKLERYFDETPTSPVHVNLQVINNQQIIEITISMPQLLLRGEETHTDMYAAIDLVVEKLERQIRKHKTKVNRKFRQEGSLKYMFRNEVGNGVTFEDEDELEIVRTKRFSLKPMDAEEAILQMDMLGHNFFVFANSVNGDTNVVYRRKDGRYGLIEPQ
- the secA gene encoding preprotein translocase subunit SecA, with protein sequence MIGFLKKVIGDPSQRQLKKMQKTVDQIEALESEIAKLSDDGLRQKTEEFKKRYQDGEELDQILPEAFAVVREGAKRVLNMRHYPVQLLGGIVLHEGNISEMKTGEGKTFVATLPVYLNAISGKGVHVVTVNEYLARRDAEEMGKLYNFLGLTVGLNISGMSKEEKREAYHCDITYGTNNEFGFDYLRDNMVIYKEQMAQRTLNYALVDEVDSILIDEARTPLIISGSAEKSTKLYQVANSFVRTLRKEEDYTYDEKTKNVQLTDEGVEKAEKAFNIENLYDSTHVQLNHHINQALKAHVVMHRDTDYVVEDGDVVIVDQFTGRLMKGRRYSDGLHQAIEAKEGLIVQRESMTLASITFQNYFRMYQKLAGMTGTAKTEEEEFRNIYGMDVMVLPTNLPVVREDRPDLIFKTMDAKFKAVVNQIAELHKTGQPVLVGTVSVETSELLASYLKKKGVPHNVLNAKNHEREAEIIENAGQKGAVTIATNMAGRGTDIKLGEGVVDLGGLHVLGTERHESRRIDNQLRGRAGRQGDPGSSQFYLSMEDELMRRFGSDNMKAMMDRLGMDDDPIESKLVSRAVETAQKRVEGNNFDARKQILQYDDVMREQREIIYKQRLEVLESENVRDIVENMIKSAVERNVHAHTPEDQVPEDWDLKAIADYLRGTVLNEGVVTEKDLHGQDPEEMIELVMEKVKAAYNQKEIDFQPERMREFEKVILLRSVDTKWMNHIDQMDQLRQGIHLRAYGQNDPLREYRFEGFAMFEEMIASIEEEVSTYIMKAQIEQNLERKQVAEGKAVHASSGKEPEKKKPIRKGETIGRNEPCICGSGKKYKQCCGN
- a CDS encoding cytochrome c → MKKLLTALFGAALILGACGGDEPTPAPAEPAPSETPADETAAGTFDATRAEAAYQSCIGCHGGDLQGQGNNPAITGLTAEEVLAAIQAGPGIMPANMVTGEEAENLAAWVAAQ
- the prfB gene encoding peptide chain release factor 2 (programmed frameshift), yielding MELVEIKQELTMMAKRLADFRGSLDLEVKQERIAELDEKMSDPSFWDDQSKAQEVINESNALKEQVENYLSLQERYDDLDVSYQLVKEEPDTDLEKELVAGVRSLANDLNEYELTLLLSEPYDKNNAILELHPGAGGTESQDWASMLLRMYTRWAERKGFKVETLDYLPGEEAGVKSVTLLIKGHNAYGYLKAEKGVHRLVRISPFDASGRRHTSFVSCEVMPELPDDIEINISPDELKVDTYRASGAGGQHINTTDSAIRITHVPTNTVVTCQTERSQIKNRERAMKMLQAKLFQLKLDEQKAELDEIRGEQKEIGWGSQIRSYVFHPYSLVKDHRTNHEVGNSSAVMDGDLDPFIDAYLRSQIRS
- a CDS encoding YitT family protein, whose protein sequence is MKNGKRRGAFRPSCPKWLVVWEYAHVVIGSAIVALAFNLFLLPNRIASGGVSGISIIINDIVGITPAFTQWALNIPLFIAGIVLLGGFKYGAKTLVGTIFLPMVVFLTRDLEAATLDPLLGALFGGIGVGVGLGIVFRSNSSTGGTDLAAQIIHKYTGLSLGACVFIIDGLIVASSAIVFNIELALYALIALFITGKTIDIVQMGVGYAKIALIISEKQEEVQQGLLKDVDRGVTKLEGYGGYTDHKRPVLMCVVNQTEVTKLKQVVRNLDPNAFVIVTNATEVLGEGFKK
- a CDS encoding cytochrome c, which produces MKKLIVALVGAAFVLGACGGNNAAPQERLKPEDVTLPDTYDAARAEAAYTKSCAACHGVDLQGGGAHPYPITGISKEELYIAIVQGVGVMPANLVTGEEAENLAVWMADQE